In Eretmochelys imbricata isolate rEreImb1 chromosome 14, rEreImb1.hap1, whole genome shotgun sequence, a genomic segment contains:
- the LOC144274556 gene encoding killer cell lectin-like receptor subfamily B member 1B allele C, with translation MRLLLDSILFCTCSPSSALIMAGEIVYADLNILGVSSNPLHPPRHLTHPQCPHRHRLAAGLGAAGILILLGAVIAMGVWVSQLKGCPNSRENNRTTESIIHQSNCSRGLKEFRFHLKQFVCESSHNNSAEGSGCKLCPPNWLLHKDRCYWVSKEKHPWNKSRDDCSRRSSWLLVIRDQDEMTFIKNTSKGANQIWLGLTVTSPSRNWTWVDGSLFNQTQFKVVGPPKGNSCGVIKEDGIHFETCSAAAKWICEKDTLQL, from the exons ATGAGGCTGCTCTTAGACTCCATCCTCTTCTGTACGTGCTCTCCCTCCTCTGCGCTTATCATGGCAGGTGAAATAGTTTATGCTGATTTAAACATTTTGGGAGTCTCTTCCAACCCATTGCATCCACCTCGGCACCTCA CTCACCCTCAGTGTCCCCACCGGCATCGGCTCGCTGCAGGCCTTGGAGCAGCTGGGATCCTCATCCTGCTGGGAGCTGTGATAGCGATGGGTGTTTGGG TTTCTCAGCTCAAAGGATGTCCGAATTCACGGGAGAACAACAGGACCACGGAGAGCATCATCCATCAATCCAACTGCAGCAGGGGCCTAAAAGAGTTCCGTTTCCACTTGAAACAATTTGTGTGTGAATCATCTCACAACAACTCAGCAG AGGGATCAGGGTGTAAGCTCTGCCCCCCAAACTGGCTGCTGCACAAGGACAGGTGCTACTGGGTGTCAAAAGAAAAACATCCCTGGAACAAGAGCCGCGATGACTGTTCCAGGAGGAGCTCTTGGCTGCTGGTGATCCGGGACCAGGATGAGATG ACATTCATAAAAAACACTTCCAAAGGCGCAAACCAGATCTGGCTTGGACTCACTGTTACATCCCCCTCGAGGAACTGGACTTGGGTGGACGGCTCCCTGTTCAATCAAACACA GTTCAAGGTAGTAGGTCCTCCTAAAGGGAACAGCTGCGGGGTGATAAAAGAAGATGGGATTCATTTTGAAACCTGCAGTGCTGCAGCTAAATGGATTTGTGAAAAAGACACTCTTCAGCTATAG